The Thermoleophilum album genome includes a window with the following:
- the trpC gene encoding indole-3-glycerol phosphate synthase TrpC, which translates to MRLEALIAATREAVARRRAELPLRELERLVELDRAGRPFAEALARPGTSVIAEYKRRSPSAGAIREDLECADVVRAYERGGAAAVSVLTEERHFGGSLADLRAARSATSLPILRKDFTIDPYQVYEAKISGADAVLLVVAALKPQQLQELYALAGELDLDALVEVANEEDLERALEIDADVIGINNRDLSDFTVDVRRTFDLLPSIPAGKTVVSESGISTRSQIEELEQVGVDAVLVGEALMRALDPEQAVRELVRSGATSDA; encoded by the coding sequence GTGCGGCTCGAAGCTCTGATTGCAGCGACACGGGAGGCGGTTGCGCGCCGCCGCGCGGAACTGCCGCTGCGCGAGCTCGAACGCTTGGTCGAGCTGGACCGTGCCGGACGACCGTTCGCCGAGGCGCTAGCGCGGCCCGGTACCTCGGTGATCGCGGAGTACAAGCGCCGGTCGCCGTCGGCAGGCGCGATCCGTGAGGACCTCGAATGCGCCGACGTGGTGCGCGCTTACGAGCGCGGGGGCGCGGCGGCGGTTTCCGTGCTCACCGAGGAGCGCCACTTCGGCGGCTCGCTCGCCGACCTGCGGGCCGCCCGGTCGGCGACCAGCCTGCCGATCCTCCGCAAGGACTTCACGATCGATCCCTATCAGGTCTACGAGGCCAAGATCAGCGGGGCCGATGCGGTTCTGCTGGTGGTGGCGGCGCTCAAGCCGCAGCAGCTGCAAGAGCTTTATGCCCTCGCCGGCGAGCTGGATCTCGACGCGCTGGTGGAGGTCGCGAACGAGGAGGATCTCGAACGGGCGCTCGAGATCGACGCTGACGTGATCGGAATCAACAATCGTGACCTCAGTGACTTCACCGTCGATGTGCGCCGTACCTTTGATCTGCTACCGAGCATTCCGGCCGGCAAGACGGTCGTCTCCGAGTCGGGTATCTCCACTCGCAGCCAGATCGAGGAGCTCGAGCAGGTCGGCGTCGACGCGGTCTTGGTAGGGGAGGCGCTAATGCGGGCACTCGATCCCGAGCAGGCCGTTCGGGAGCTCGTTCGTAGCGGCGCTACGAGCGACGCTTGA